The Ziziphus jujuba cultivar Dongzao chromosome 1, ASM3175591v1 genome segment ATTCATTGATGTCCAAGTTGCTGGCTGATTTCCATGTAAAACAAGACAAAAAGCAATCAATCTTCAACCTCCCAAAGCTCGTTTTAGTCCTGCGCGTTGCTCTGGTGTCAATCGTGTAGGGAATTTTACTTCAAATTTGATCCTCAGATCACCTCTGCTACCAGGTTCTTTCACTATTGGCATTCCTTCCTGGGAAACAACAAGCTCGTATCCAGGGCTCACAATGTCAGTCACTGGGAGTGATAGATTACGACCGTCGAGTGTTGTAAGATTTACAGTTGTTCCACCCAGTGCCTCAGCCAGTGTGATCCTTTGGTTCACAATGAGGTCATTACCATCTCTCTTGTAAAAGTCGTGGGGCTTCTCATCGATCACAAACACAAGGTCTGCTGGCAGCTGGTTTAGCTGCTCATTCCCTTTGTCCGGAAAAGTGATTTTTGTTCCCTTCTTCCATCCAGGCTTCACATCAATTGTTAATATTTCTGTTTCTGGAACTTGACGTCTGCGTATTAATTTGACAATGAAGAGAAAGAACAAACAAGATATCAGAAAGAGAGATGAGTACCAAGACTAGCATGAATACATGTAACTAAACAAGTAAATGTTATGATATCAGAAAGACAGGAGCAAAACTAGCCTCAACACATGTACCATGTAATTGCAAAGCAGTAAATTATGATGTTATGAGAATTGTTAAGTATATCACAACATGCTCTCAAATCCCTTCTGCATTGGATTTTTATCAAGATCTTCCCTTTTAATAGATGCCAAGTTATACCACTCACCTAAAGGCTAATGGAATTAATATGCAATCATGTTTGTTTGAAGCAAGATCACCAAAaagatgtatttatttttatcattaaaatgaaTAGCCTATTGTGCAAAAAATGCTTGATGAACTATCAATTACAAAAAGCATAGCAGGGTAAGCTCCTAGCTAAAATTAAGATCTCTTGAACCattaaaataaagtttgatTTGATCCAATAAGAAGCAGAGTAATTGTAGTTACCATTGAGCATTAATTAATAGATGTTATTCAGTCAGGAATTGATTATTCTAGAATGGAGTAAAGAACAGTCATTAAGTTGAAATCACATACCCATTGGCATCAACCACTGTCCTTGAGATCTTCATTTTCCTCGTTGATCCAGAGTATAGTTCCTCAAGGCTGCAAGGCAATTTGCTTTCCACGGGTGCTGGTTTCTTAGGCATGCCACCCTCACTATATGATCGAAAAATATTCTCGCTCCCACCAAATCCTCCAAACATTCCCCCTCCTTCTGACTGAAATCTTGAAGACCTCCCAATTCCTGATGACCCAAATCCAAAAGGACTACTTCCAAAGAACTCTGCAAAGATGTCCTCTGCATTTCTAGGATTGAATCCACTAGAGTTACCGCCACTGCCATGTCCAAATGGGAAACCGTTACTTCCAGGCGGTGGCATATCCTTCAACCCTTCTTCCCCATATTGATCATAAATCTGCCTTTTTTGAGGGTCACTCAGGACCTGAATTcacaaaaattttgatttccttAGATTCCACTGTGCATAAGCCCAAAACAGGTATAAATTTTGTTTGCTTTGATGGATATTTAGACATAAGAAGTACATACAGTTCTGAGCCATTTAATGCAGTTTCatacaaacaaaagaaagatcTTATACAATATATAATGTAAAACTCAATTTGATTGCTGACACAATGTTGAAAATCTAGATTAGTCTCTGACATAGACATATTCAACCAATTACAACTAAGAGACGTATTTTTTCCACTTGTTTGCCTACACAAAACCACTTTTCACCTTCTAATTATATCTAACTTGCATTGCCAATGGCAACAAACCACTTTCAATAAAGCTAAGACATTCACTCGGTCTCACATCCATTTTCCCTTCTATCACACACCTCCTTCTCTACATTCCTTACTCTTTGAAAGTCTAAATGCAACAATGCTGTTTATTAACTAACCCATATCTCATAGCATACAATGTCCGAGAAAAACGACATAAAAGGTTGAAGGAAAGTTAAATTTGGCAATCATTACCTTGCACACATTTCTGAtcacccaaacaaaaaaaagtcaaagttgcAAGGTTGAAGATGAATGAAAGAAACCCAAAACAATGGACAGAgaaaaataagggaaaaaaaaaaaaaaaacatgcctCATAAGCCTCGGAGATCTGCTTGAATTTGGCTTCGgcttcttttttgttgttgggGTTCTTGTCAGGGTGCCATTTCATTGCCAACTTCCTATAAGCTTTCTTTAAATCATCGTCGGTGGCGTTCTTCTGCACCTTCAATATGCTATAGTAATCCACCCCCATTGAATTTTTCTCTGTCTTGCTGCTCTTAAAATCTTCTTGATCCAAAAAACCCCACTGTATCTAAAATTCAATGATCAGATCCAAATCTAATCAAATTTGGCGCTTTTTCCACAAAAAAAATGCAGTCAGATAACTTTTCTCCAACAAGACtcccccctttttttattttttatttttctctgtgACAAACACTCACATAGGACTCAGAGATTCCTTGCTAAAGAAAAATgggtcaaaaaagaaaaaatagggaTCAAATGGGAATTTCAAAAGGGATGGGGTCTTTCATTCTCTACAGAAACCTTGAAGAAAAAGACGGGAACTTGGAAAGTTGAAATCTAAGTTGTCttggaaaagaaatatatacgAAGTTCGTTTTAAATACTAATGttagaaaaaacaaatgtgtGCTCTTTCTCTTTGCGGAAGTTAAggaaatgtttttgttttattgcttttatgttttgtgttttgtgttttgtgatttttatttatttatatttttggtttccaAATTATTTCCTAATGAGATGTGGcctcatgcacttattaaacgACCTTTCAACCACTCTATATTTATGTACTATAAAttagtaataatttaatttaatcttgATTTTTTGGTCAACTAATAGATTTCAATTCATAATGCTTTGCCTTTTTCATATTTTCCCCAACTACCAACATCAATCTTCattgcccaaaaaataaaaaaataaaataaaacaacccCTCAATCTTGACTCTTTAAGACTATTCAAACTCAAATCTATCAAATACCCTCTTACCCTGCCacaatttaaaccaataaaaaaagtgCCACTTATTAATGTTTAACATTTGTTTAATTGAAATATGGATACTTTTCATGCCATCCGTTGCGACATCCATAGAACCAGATCCTCTAACTGACTTAGAAgattttacttttacttttaaattttatatatatactggaAAATTTTATGGTAAAGACGATTAATATCTGGACCatatcaaaattgatattttttttttttcaaaaaatatcgattttaatatgataaaaaagtATCGGCTTTGATATACGAACCGGTCTACACCAtaaaactactatatatatatatatataaatatttcaccTAAATTACCCATTATGTTTCGGTTTTCAAATTATTACCTCTTTAAGATAcacattttgaatttaaaaataacaatgtaGAAGAATGTTAATATTATCTTAACActatattttccttaaatacaaagataataaatatattaccaaCATAGAAAAGAAGCTAATTTTGAGGACTAGCTTGTGTTCTTTTATTCTCAACCATTCAACTAGGCAACGTGTTGGTGGAGATGAATTCTGCATTGGTCGTGACATGGATTCTCAAAGGTGTTCCGGATAATCACCCTTACTTTGCCATTGTCCAGAACTGTCAAGCCTTCTTTCATCAGAATCCCGGGTTTTCGATTCAccatatttttaaagaaatcaaTGCTGTAGCTGATGGCCTTGCTAATCTTAGTTATTCTTGAAACATTGGGTTGCATATTTTTGATATGGCTCCCAAAGGCATTGATAATcttgattaatattttccttcaaagcAGATTGGATAGGAAAGATTTAGAACTACATGCAGATGAAACAAATTTAACTGCCAAAAATCAGAAAAGTTCAGGCATACCTCTACCAAAGCATTGGCACATcgcatcaaaaaaaaaaaactctgcatGTAGCCAACAAGAAAAGCTGCAGAAAAAGAGATTCATAACAATTAGAAACAATGAGGCAGAAAGAATActtgaaaaatattatcatcAACATTgccaaggaaaaaataaaaataaaagatctgCATGCAGATATTAAAACCGTATGGAGACAAAGCCGATCACAAACCAGAGAACTAGTGCTATTCTGCTGTAGTTGCAAACATAATGGCTACCAATGCTAATTCTTGATTGCTTCAGTTGTGAAGAATAAATTCCTGTTCCTTGATGCCGCTTTAACATGTCAAAAGATGAACATGCTCtatgaatgttaaaaaaatgaaaataaatttgtacGTTTATACATTGATCAGATGAATGCCGAAATGATTACCATCAATATCCCAAGAAGAGCTTGATGGTTGAGAAATTGTGGAACTGTCCGTTCTTGACTTCAAATCTGATATGAGTAAATTATGTTAGGTAAATTAGATGAGAAGTTGCTGATAATCCGTTAGAGCCAAATATTAAAGCATACCTTAACCAGCATAGGGTCGTATGCTAGCATGTGTAAAATAGCGATTCCTGAATGACAGTTACCACAAATTTCAGAATGTGAGAACCTTCCCCTTGGTGACTAAATAACCTCGCATCATGCATCCTCAGGTATGCTGGGTATAACAAGTTACTACTTTTCCTTATGTGACCTTTATGGTTCCTCATAAAATTCTCTGCACCAAAATGTTACTGAAAGAAAGGTCATATAATTTGTTTAAGTAAAAATTATATCTTTTATATAGCTATTATTGATCTTATCTTCAAtactaaaaaattagtaaaaataataactttaaaaagGCATGAATTaagaacttaaaaaaacaaGTTCAAGGGTCATAACGAGAAAAAACAGAACATGAAATTAGGATCCTTTTACCTGATCAGAAATATGACTCTTCTTGGAACAGGTCGTAGATAATAAAAAGCTTGATATCATATGGCACGACATTAATAATATTGGAGTACGAAATCAGAGCAAGTCTAGCAAGCTTAACTCTTGTCAAATTCATTAGCTCGTCTTCACTCTAAGGTGAGtctttttcttgaaatttcTGCTTGTCACAAACTTTAGCAGTTTCACAACAAGTGGGAACCTCTTTGTCCAACTTCTAGATGTTTGCTGATGAAGGATCTCATAAGTTACCACATCAGGCTGACACCCTTCCATTACCATAGTTTTCAATAATGAGACTGTGTCAGAATACTTCCCTCTGCGGAACATTGCCACCAATATGGTATTGTAAATCACTACATTAGGGGTTAGCCCATCCTCTAGCATTTGATCTTTCAATTGGAGAGCACTAGATATCTTCCCTTCTTGACAAAAGCTATTAATTAAAGACCCAAATGTAAAAACATCTGGTTTTAGTCCTTGGTCATATATGTCCTTGAACAATTGATTAACCAATGTATGGTCTCCCTCTCGTACAAAAGCATGGATAAGAACATTGTAGAAAGTCACATCAAGAATAAATCCAGTGTGTCTTAGTTTTCTAAAGAGCTGGCATGCAGTTCTTACTAATCCATTTTGGCAAAGTTCGTGAAGAAGCATATTAGAAGTGAACGGAGTCGGACATAAGCCATTATATATCATGTAGTCCACGAGACTCAAACATTCTGGAAAATTCTGCACCGCACAGAAGTACTGAATCAAACAGCTCAAGCTAATGGCATTGGGCTGAATGCCTCCAATTTTCCTGTGACAAAAGACATTTTTGATCATGGAAAAGTTACCCTGTTTGCATGCAGCAGATAAAATTGTATTGAAAGAAACTAGATCAGGTCCATTTGCAACCCACTCAAAGCGGTCCAAGAGTTCCAAAGCTTCATGAACAAAATTCTCCCTGCATAAGCCCTTTAAAATGGTATTATATGTTGCATTTCTAGGCATAAAACCTTGTTTTATCTTATTCTTTAACAAACACAATGCTTCTCTGGATCTATTCACATGACATAAACAATGGAAGTAAATGTTATATACAACGACATCCACACAGCCCTTTGAGATTGCATCAATCAATATCTTATAAGCAACTCTAATCTCCTCTCTTTTCAATAGGGCCCCTGCCAAAGCAGCATATGTGTATGGATTGGGAGAGAGTCCTTTTTGATCAATCGACTCAATGAGCTCAAGAATGTCTTCCACACTATCTTTAAGGCAAAGTTCACGAAGAATTACATTATATGTGGTTAAGTCTGGCTCACATCCTTCCCTCTTCATCCTCCCTAAGAAGTCCAAT includes the following:
- the LOC107404851 gene encoding uncharacterized protein LOC107404851 — its product is MGVDYYSILKVQKNATDDDLKKAYRKLAMKWHPDKNPNNKKEAEAKFKQISEAYEVLSDPQKRQIYDQYGEEGLKDMPPPGSNGFPFGHGSGGNSSGFNPRNAEDIFAEFFGSSPFGFGSSGIGRSSRFQSEGGGMFGGFGGSENIFRSYSEGGMPKKPAPVESKLPCSLEELYSGSTRKMKISRTVVDANGRQVPETEILTIDVKPGWKKGTKITFPDKGNEQLNQLPADLVFVIDEKPHDFYKRDGNDLIVNQRITLAEALGGTTVNLTTLDGRNLSLPVTDIVSPGYELVVSQEGMPIVKEPGSRGDLRIKFEVKFPTRLTPEQRAGLKRALGG
- the LOC107404879 gene encoding putative pentatricopeptide repeat-containing protein At1g12700, mitochondrial isoform X1, with the translated sequence MSLCTTPKAGYLYRICKLANVPFFKSFSSVCALRTEDFIEGKNTHDCNYQGLQHRMQNYATSGYLIEALETLNSMSLIPGKPTVYDYNTLIHCSLKSHNVSLETLYDVYHIMKRFGVAPNASTFNTLLNGMLSHGYLKVGYLIAEEMYRNGFMPSFTSMSKLLKKTIKAGNLADSVSTFEFMLRLDYIPTESSMNLLISLLSKVGKIKEAYLVCSDILVKGCFYAAYLHNPILWALCKSGQTYTALALMKKKGAVPDVCSYAALIYGFGREGLWEDLLRCLDEMQSYGCKPNTITYTIVIKSLCDNKKTRKALDFLGRMKREGCEPDLTTYNVILRELCLKDSVEDILELIESIDQKGLSPNPYTYAALAGALLKREEIRVAYKILIDAISKGCVDVVVYNIYFHCLCHVNRSREALCLLKNKIKQGFMPRNATYNTILKGLCRENFVHEALELLDRFEWVANGPDLVSFNTILSAACKQGNFSMIKNVFCHRKIGGIQPNAISLSCLIQYFCAVQNFPECLSLVDYMIYNGLCPTPFTSNMLLHELCQNGLVRTACQLFRKLRHTGFILDVTFYNVLIHAFVREGDHTLVNQLFKDIYDQGLKPDVFTFGSLINSFCQEGKISSALQLKDQMLEDGLTPNVVIYNTILVAMFRRGKYSDTVSLLKTMVMEGCQPDVVTYEILHQQTSRSWTKRFPLVVKLLKFVTSRNFKKKTHLRVKTS
- the LOC107404879 gene encoding pentatricopeptide repeat-containing protein At3g53700, chloroplastic isoform X2, which produces MQNYATSGYLIEALETLNSMSLIPGKPTVYDYNTLIHCSLKSHNVSLETLYDVYHIMKRFGVAPNASTFNTLLNGMLSHGYLKVGYLIAEEMYRNGFMPSFTSMSKLLKKTIKAGNLADSVSTFEFMLRLDYIPTESSMNLLISLLSKVGKIKEAYLVCSDILVKGCFYAAYLHNPILWALCKSGQTYTALALMKKKGAVPDVCSYAALIYGFGREGLWEDLLRCLDEMQSYGCKPNTITYTIVIKSLCDNKKTRKALDFLGRMKREGCEPDLTTYNVILRELCLKDSVEDILELIESIDQKGLSPNPYTYAALAGALLKREEIRVAYKILIDAISKGCVDVVVYNIYFHCLCHVNRSREALCLLKNKIKQGFMPRNATYNTILKGLCRENFVHEALELLDRFEWVANGPDLVSFNTILSAACKQGNFSMIKNVFCHRKIGGIQPNAISLSCLIQYFCAVQNFPECLSLVDYMIYNGLCPTPFTSNMLLHELCQNGLVRTACQLFRKLRHTGFILDVTFYNVLIHAFVREGDHTLVNQLFKDIYDQGLKPDVFTFGSLINSFCQEGKISSALQLKDQMLEDGLTPNVVIYNTILVAMFRRGKYSDTVSLLKTMVMEGCQPDVVTYEILHQQTSRSWTKRFPLVVKLLKFVTSRNFKKKTHLRVKTS